ATAACGACTCTTCATATAGCACTTACATTATAATCTGTGCAATCTAGGGATGGTTTAATGGCTGCAATAGATTATATGAAACCACTGTGGATTTGAGCTCCTTGTGGTTTGAGGGACAGAGGACCAAATCTTGGGGACAATTTTCCAAGAATACCTACCAATGATAGGATTGTCCTTGGAGTTAGAGATAAATTTATGATAATACTTACTTTAAAGTATAtgttcaaatttattattttttttcactatttttctCTGCCCTTCTCAAGCTGGCTCAATTTATGAATTTTGCAGCAAGAAAAGTGGGCAGGAAATTGAATTGCTATGAagatttgggtgtgtgtgtgtgtttcaaatccAAGAATtgctattttctttaatttctaagtTCGTAAACTTAACCGCTGATAGGTAGAAACACATGAAGCACAGCATGGATCTTTGTCTTTAAGTcactaaaaacacacacacacacacacacacacacaaacaaacaaaaaccccaaaacaaacaaaaaaaacctctctaCTGTATAGAGTGCTTACTTAGCATGCGCAGGGCTCTGGCTCCAAATTCTATTGGTTAAACAAAATgagctttttaaattctttcctttctggcAGTCACAAACATAACAATGGTCATCCTGTCTGGTTCACCCTGGGCATACTGGAGGTTCTCAAAGGCTGGGACCAAGGCTTGAAGGGAATGTGtgtgggagagaagaggaagctcaTCATTCCTCCTGCTCTGGGCTATGGCAAAGAAGGAAAAGGTAAAACTGTAACCCTCACTGCTGCAGCTCCCAGTGTTCCCTCTGTAACCCTCACTGCTGCAGCTCCCAGTGTTTCCTCTGTAACCCTCACTGCTGGGCAGCTCCCAGTGTCTCCTCTGTAACCCTCACTGCTGGGCAGCTCCCAGTGTTTCCTCTGTAACCCTCACTGCTGGGCAGCTCCCAGTGTTTCCTCTGTAACCCTCACTGTTGGGCAGCTCCCAGTGTTTCCTCTGTAACCCTCAGTGCTGCAGCTCCCAGTGTTTCCTCCCTCCCAGGAGGAACCTGCCAACTCGCGCTAACAATGCAAGAAGAAAAGCTGTCCAACAAGAGTGTCTTGATTCGGACATTTGGAATAGGTTCATCCGATGTAGTTTGATAGATGCCTGTATAGAGTTGCAGCCAGGAAGTCTTCACACTGTAGCTCTCACTGGGAGAGTCACattcttgcttttaaaacataTTGTAAAGTTTTCAAATGctaatttaatttgatttgttttgggtttttcaaaacagggtttctctgtgtagccctggctgtcctggaactcactctctagaccaggctggcctcggactcagagatctggctgcctctgctttatgggtgttgggattaaaggtgtgtgcaaccactGCCTATCTCAgtagtttaatttaaaatagcGTATTGACTTGAATTGAAAATAATTGTCCCCATATTGCAAGCAGGTGGGCTGGTCCATACAGCTTTGTGCCAGTTTTTTTCCAAGGCACTGACACCTGCAGTCACTCTGAATTCATGCAGAGATCCAAGGGCTGTTGGGTGATGCTTATCAGCTGGGCCCAAGGGTAGTTTCTTCACTGAAATCTGATCTGGGTCAATGGCCAGATCTGATAGGATTGTGAACCAGGATGTCTACCACTGTGTTGTTATTAACCAATTGGAACTAACTTGAATATGTCATAATCAGGGTTAGCCAAACAAGATTAAAAGTGccatttgcaaaataaaataaaataaaataaaataaaaagctataTATGAAATGTGTGTGATGCAAAAGTAACACATAGATTTTCTGTCTGTCTAGCTTTCCCCATGGGAAGAATATGCACATAGAAAGTGGGTCATgatgaataaaatattcatagtGTACTGTGATTCTGAGAATTATATTCATTTCTGAGTCCATCTTACAAATTCTCTATGAAGAAAAGGTAGTACTTACTACCTGTGCAGAAAAaaattcagcaaaaaaaaaaaaaaaaaaaaaaaaaaaaaaaaaaaaagaattgtaagaaGCCATCAGAAGCAAATAGAGAACCACTCTGATGTGGTGTAATTAGACCTCATGGCATTTTTTTTCAGCCAAGCATAGCCATTGACAAAGTATGGATCAAGATTTCTTGCCTGTTTCCTAGGGAGGTTAAATGCTGTATGTGTACTCCATGGTGTACTCCAAAGCAGGACTGGCTGGCTAAGCCATGTTCCCCTGGGGCGGCTATTAAACACATTCAATTCTAGTTATATTCTTTATAGAAGAAAATGGAGCATCCTAGGAGAGGTTTCTCTAATGCCTAGATGTTATCTTTGTCTTCCCTGTGTCTCTGGTCTTTTACTATTAACTCTATGTATGCAACAGTAGTAGTAGTCCATGACATATTTAACTCAGCTTCACTCAGCAGCATGCACAGATCTGAGTTGTTTCCTTTGGTATCACGAAACTAATTCTTCTAATATGTATTTACCACTAATTTTGTAGTATTTTAGTACATGCTTGCATGCCTCCTTGGAAAGATACCAGCTTTCCCACCGGTCTAGTGCATGTCCCTTTCCTGTCTCCATCGGCAACGGTAAGCTTTGGCTCATACTGTGAGTGTTTTTCTCTTAGAAACTGACTACCCTTTCATAGAATTTTGAGGAAGTGGGGGCACCGAAGACTTGTATAATGACTGTATCCTGACCTTTATATTAAATAGAGAAagcaagtttgaaaaaaaaaaagcctaaaattCCAAGAAAAGTTTGTTTCTTTGactcagatttttttgtttgtatccCCAGATTttaacaaggttttttttttttttttttaacttttaaagatgTGTTAGTTTCCTTTCAGAAGTTGGTTTAGATTTCCGTTTTCTGATTAAATGTCTcaacaaataaatgcataaagTCTTATGTCAGGAGGTATCCTAAGTTGTTGAAAAATTTgaattttcctttattatttttaaaaccataaaaatatCAAGCATTATTTATCAAGAGTAacctggagggtttttttttctttttttcttttttcttttttttttttaaagaattttccccctttgtcttctccatggatgcctaaGGTAGAAAATTGTCaatcattttacagataaggaatgGAAGCCTAGAGGTGGCAGATGGGAATTTCAGTTGTGCTCCATGCCCATCGAGCTCCACGATTATATACTGCCACCAGTGGTGGACACTGTAGGATTAGATACtgcctcccagtggtggacactgtAGGATTAGATACTGCCTCCAGTGGTGGACACTGTAGGATTAGATACtgcctcccagtggtggacactgtAGGATTAGATACtgcctcccagtggtggacactgtAGGATTAGATACTGCCTCCAGTGGTGGACACTGTAGGATTAGATACTGCCTCCAGTGGTGGACACTGTAGGATTAGATACTGCCTCCAGTGGTGGACACTGTAGTGCCAAACCTATGTACTTGAAGGTCCAGACTTTCTGATCTAAATGAACAAATCTCTTATAATGTAATTAAGTCTGAATTATTCAAGCCCTTTAAATGTCATTCTTGACATGTAACATGAAGGACCTTAATTATATTTGAAAGTTAGCGTCAAGGCCCTTAGGAGCATCTACATATATGCCTGTCTATGTGTTTTATTACTACCCCAAACACAGGGCTTTTCTTTTGCCAGTTTGGTTATTCCTTCTTCTGTTCTACTTTTCTTTCCTGGGTAAAGTTTGTTTATAGTAATAAGTGACTTCTACTATCCATGACAATTGTAGAACGCCTCTTCATTGAATGTAGTCAAAGTGTCTGCTACCATAACTTATTTTGTTATGAATAATTTTTgatattctaaataaaatttcCCCCACCTCCCATATCAGGTAAAATCCCGCCAGAGAGCACACTGATATTCAACATTGACCTCCTGGAAATTCGAAATGGCCCAAGGTCCCACGAGTCATTTCAAGAAATGGATCTCAATGACGACTGGAAACTCTCCAAGCACGAGGTGATCtaccttctgcctctctgctgtttttcttctacttttattttaagcTCACATGTTTAGCTGCTTGGAGAAGAAAAATAAGGTTTCTTCAAAGGAGTAGCAATGGATATATCAGCCAGacccagggcaggccccatgctcaGAAGTAGTGGCCAACATAAAGCGGACCCCATAGTTCttagtgggttttttctttttttaattttcctttgagACTGATTTGTATTAACTCCAGTGTGGGTGCTTCTTTATACTTGACTGAGCCATTTtatttccaaacacacacactttattgaCAATTTTTTTCCCTCATTGAATTTTCTGCAGGTTTTTGTTGTCTTTATGAGCCTATTCCAGTGAGGAGGGGAAACTTAAGTGGGATTTATAGCACTATATTTACGTAGCTACGctgtaactattttttttttaatttttaaatttagatttaaaatgttgtcccccttcctggtctcccttcCATGAACCCCACCTcattccctttgcctctaaaagGGTGCTCCCCCGCCCATTCACCCACACcccctcacccctctagcatgcCCCTTCTctagggcatcaagtctccacgggggagtttttccttttttaagagagaaaaagaacatgaaattagATGGAGGTAGggaatctgggaagagttggaggttgggaaagaatatgataaaatatactatataaagttctcaaagaataagTGAGTAataaggaattttatttttatttaggtaaAATATTATTTACAGCTTTTCTTAAAGTGCTTTGAATGTTGCCCTTTCATTTGGCGGGAAATCACTGCTTAGGGGAGAAGTGTGTTGGCTGAGGCTGCCAGTCTCCCGCCGCTTCCCTTCTCTCCTAGGCTTAGTGTTGACTGTGTCCCATCGTCAACCTGGGAGCTTGGGaagcttcatttttttcatgCTGGTAATGACTGTATGAGAAACGCGTAAGTCCTGTCACGTGGACAGTTTCTGCTCAGGATGGCCGACTGGCTGTTGAACGGTTTCAGAGTACTCTCCAACGGGCAGTTTGCCTGGTCAAGTTTGTTTAAGTCAGCCACCTGAAGGCCTGGCATTTgaggtgggagaaagaagaagggtttCTCCTCCGCATCTGAAGCCTTTCCAGCGGTTACTGGCTATTGTGGAGAGGCAGACACATGCCGGAGGTGGTTTTTACGTCAGGTCCCCAGACCCCATGCCTTGGAGGATGCTCATTCTGCCGTGGTCCAGGGAATGctcagctttttttaaaaaaatgttttggtgAGCTTCACTCTAAGAGCCAAGAATTATGGTTCTCACCGCCAGGCCCCACTCCACTGTGGCCCACGAGGGATGCTCactcatttttaatgttttggtgAGCTTCACTCTAAGGGCCAGGAACTGATGTTGTCTCAAAGTTATTGGGGACCACGGGATCTTGACCGTCGCTAgtgggtttgtttctttgtggttttgttttgttgcatgtTGCTTtgattgagacaggatctccctgtGATGTCCAGGCATGCCTTGACTTTGttgaatctcctgcctcagcttcctaagtgctgggatttaaaatcCATGTCACTGGGTTTATATGTTGTGGCATTAACAGTTAACCTTCTCCCTCTATCCAAGATAAAGGGTAATTCTCTcccactaatatatatatatatgacatgttcATGACTTAAAAAAATCAACTGATTTGAATAAGAAGTCTTGGACTGGGCATAGAACTCAGTGGGCAAGCATTTCCTTAGAATGTGCAAGGCTCTTAGATCAATCCTTAGCAccacataaaagaaatgtttgctGTGCCCATGTCCTCTTTGTCCTTCACTGGGTCCCTCCACCTCGTCTAGTACTTCCTAATGTATTTTTCCAGTGCTTAGACAAATAGATATCATTAGTTCACCTTTTCTTACTCAAAATGTAAGAAAACTGTACATACTGTTCAGTAGCTTCCTTCATTCACAGAACATATCCTAAGACCGAGTCTACATTAATCCATGTAACCTTTGTTTCCTCCTCCTAACCCCCTTTCCCTCCCGGGTCTCCCCTCCTTACTTTTGTTCTAACTGCATTattaccctaaaaaaaaaaaaaaaaagcacatatgGACAGGTTAGAgtctggagagagaggacagagatcaCTGGTCCAAACTGGTGGGACAGGGACAGTATGGCAAAGGATAATACAGGTTGGGTTGCAGTTTCCTGACTCATGGCAAGCTAGAAGCAGCATTTTGgttatgtgtttttatgtatgtggtttgTATATGTGGTGCATGCATGTAAGTGTGCGGTGTGTGCACCCATGAGTGACAGGTCAGAAGAGCaggacactgggtgtcttccCCTATTGCTATCTGTCTGCCTTGCTACCTTGAGATTGTCACTGAACCATTTTGGCTAGTGTGGCTACCTTAGCTTgggctctctcttttttcttgtcATTGCAGCCGGGGTTGCAGGCACATGTACTTTTTGCAGCGCTGGGCATTTGAAattgggtcctcatgcttctgcAGCAAATGGTCTTAGCCACTTAGCCATCTCCTTGATTATATTTTGAAGACAATAGAAAACTGTAGCATAGGCACTTGCAAGACTCTGCTTTGATTTTTAAGTTGACAGGGTCCTGATTAGGGTCTGCTGGTGTGGCCTTGTCACAACTTTCCAGTTCTTTCTACTCGTAGACTTGGGTTCAAATAAAAAGGGAGACTAGAATCTTATTTTAGGGGGAATGTCTGGAATTCTGACTCTTCTGAGAGAAGACAACCTGATGAAGCCAACGTATCCAAAAGCAGCCACCCTTCAAGTGTACAGCTTTGGTTGGCTTCCAACAGCAGCAGGCAGTATGTGCTGCTGAGCCAAGCTGGCTGAGGAACAGAGCTTTGGGGTAGTTTGAGCTCATGGTCACTCTGTAGGCCCTGATGCTGATGGCGCTTTATTTGCTAATTTATTTCATTAGAAGAAGCTGTGTTCCTTGGCAGACGCTTTGGAAAAAGCTCTGGTTATTTGCAGTGAGTTTTGGAGAAAGGTCTATTGAAAGAAGGCCAGAAATCCTTACAAGCTCTCTCAGGAGGATACTGGAAGTTACAAATATTTTTCCCCAACTATTATGCAAGTGTACGGTGAACTTAAGCCATGTCATTACTTCACATGTTCGAAGGGTTCTACAATAGGTTCAGAAAAGCATAGATTTGAGGCCCCTGTACACATGTTTTGGGGATCCAAAAGCAGAAAGCTGTGGAGCAGACGCCCGTGGATGTAGCTTTCAAGATAAATTTTCATATATGCTGAGTCATGTATCAGCCTGTGAATCCTGCCCGTTAGAATGGATATATTGTCTCCACTGTGCAAGCTTCTACAGAGCTACGCTATCTCATGATTCCTACAGAGTGTGACCTTGTACCCTGTAGCTTTGACTTCCTGCATGTGTCCTGTGACAGACAGTGGTCTGCTGGGCTGTCTATGGTTAAGCAGAGTTTGGAAATTTGAACCAAATGAGCAGAGGGAGAATTTGgtgaatgaaaagagaaaagggaagaaagtagaggatagagggaaggagggagggagggagggagggagggagggagggagggaagaaggagggaaggatgtCTTTAGTGAACCACTTAGAAATAAAACCCTGGGCAGACTTAGATAGAGcacaaatgtaaaagaaaacttGTTTCTGTCAAGCATATTTTGTATGATATCTTCCCTCCCAAAACCCCAGCTTTTTCTTTATCTGATTTGATTCTAGCACATAATTGTTTCAAACCTCTTGATTATGAAAGCTTAAAGCCTTTCTAAGAACAGTTtctgatatatatgatatgtatattacatatataatgtcGACATATTCAAACTATTAGCTTTTGATTAgtattgtattttttgtttgtgttttgttttgttgtttgtttgtttgtttgtttgtttttgagacagggtttttctatgccCCATGCGGGGCAGTAGAGTATTTGTTATTACACATTTACCTCTAGTTTTAGCAAAGTGAATTGTAACATTGAAGTAATCCAGGAACCATGTAGCATGATTtgtttaactttttctttgatCATTTGATCATTAGATGACccctaaaatacatacacataaaaaaaaatagttcataaGAATGTtcctcttggggctggagaggggttcagtagttaagagcactggctactcttctaatGAACctaagttcgattcccagcacctgcatggctcacaactgtctgtaacacagTTCTAGCTAATCTGATgcctggtgctttttttttttgacctctgtgggcaccaggcatgcatatcaTGTCTCCATAGATCtccaaggatctgcctgtctcctcttGCCAGCTCTAAGattacacacacactcttccacACCCAACTGTTCTCCCACCGTGGATTCTGGGTCTAGAACTAGGGTCATTGTGCGTGAATGGCAAATATTTCACTGACAGCTACCACCTCAACTCCAATTTATAAGCATTTTAAGTTCCTGGGTTATACACCAATATTTTCTGAGGctaaattatatttatctttatgttATGTGCACctggtgcacagacaaacatgcaggcaaatcctcataaaatcaaaataaatctaaaaaaaaagaattttcctcTTCTATaagttaaactttaaaataatattaaaaaaatcaaatctcatAAACTTCTGGAAGATTTATGATGTTAATAATGTCTTCAAAGTGTATTTTATTCAATAGTTTTAATATGATGCTGTGAAAACGTTAGCCACGACTAGCAGAAAATGCAATATATATGGCAtgtctaaacatttttaaagttatgttaATTCTCTCAACACTTTAAAACGCTGcccaaacattttcttaaatcctaCATTTTAGTTTTCAGTTAAATCAGAATAACATTTTGAAAGCCATATCAactaaaacatcaaaataaagtTGAAATTTCATAACGTTTAATATGTGTTTCCCCGGCTTTGGGCCCCTCTCTCATTTTTTAGTGATGAGCACATTCACTGAAGGCACCATGCAGCAAGCAGGTCTCTCTGGGCTTGTCTGCCACTGTTGATTCTCTTGTGACTGTAAGACTTCACACACAGCGCTGTGGCAATAGGGCTGACTGTACTGTGTGGAGTTAGTAAAGAAACCATTTTCACACATGAAGAGTAGCGATAAATATAACTTAGAGTATTGGTGTATAATCCAGGAATTTAAAACGCTTATAAATCGGAGCTGAGGTGGTAGCTGTCAGTGAAATACTTGCCATTCACACACGATGACCCAAGAATCCAAGGTGGGAAACCAGTTGGGTgtggaagagtgtgtgtgtaatCTTAGAGCTGGCacgtggagacaggcagatgcctGGAGATTGCTAGCCAGCCAAAATGGCCCCACTCACCAAGTTCCAGGtgagagactatgtctcaaaaaacaagactCTAAAGAATGACATCTGAGCTTGgctctggcctccatatacacAAGTACTCGAATGCATGTACAACCCCACATGGACAAGCACCCGCACATACTCCTAAGAACACCCACGAATTTAAATGAGCTGTGAACAATAGATTCTTAAATTAAATGTTGGCTTCTTAATGTGAAATTATAAGGATAAAAGTGAATCCAGcgtaaaacaagcaaacagactgGGCAGATGGCTCTGTGCATTCAGTGCTTGCCATGTAAGCTTGGGGACCTGAACTGGGATCCCTAGTACCATGCAAAAAGTAGAGAGTGGTAGTGCATGCCATAGtcctagggtggggtggggaggcagtAGAGACACAGAGCTCCTGGGGTCTTACTTGTTGGCCAGCCAGAGTGGCAGTCAGTGAGctacaggttcagagagagacagcATCTCAAAAACAGGCAAAAAGGCAGGAAATAGGTTTTAATAAAAACCTCATATTTGATGTAAAggttatgatatatatatattgatgcaTTATATTTGGGGTCTCCAACATAAGGTAAAAGCTTGTTTTAATTCCCTTAGGAACAGGTCACagagttatttttgttcttatctTTGTATTGTGGCGATAACGCAGTGTGGGTTACTAGTGCGAGCCAGTTATTGATGACAGCTGTTACTTTGCAGGTTAAAGTGTATTTACAGAAGGAGTTTGAGAAGCACGGTGCAGTGGTGAACGAAAGCCATCACGACGCTTTGGTGGAAgatatttttgataaagaagatgAAGACAAAGATGGATTTATATCAGCCAGAGAATTTACATATGTGCATGACGAATTGTAGGGAAGCGTCCGCCATTTTATACACGTTCATTTCTAATGGGAAGGCAGCACCGTTAaacaaagctttttttctttgcctttcttgtttttagttttatattatttttatattatttaaagaaCCCCAGAGACTTTGTAAATATCGATATCTTTCTGGTAAGTTATTGGGCAGTAACAGTTGTCTTTGAATAGAGGACTTCTGGGCTCCTTCCCAGTTCACACAGAAGCtgggtttgcttgcttgcttctagTGGTAACTggaaacacacagcacacacatcagTGCCCTGGACTTCCCTTTGTTTTCTCAAAGTTGAGTTGCTGGCACATTTGAAAGCTTTTgtaggagttcaaggctattttcaTGTTATAGGGAAGTAGTTTTTCTCTTTACCAGCTTTCTACTCCCTGCTGGTGGGCAGGAGGAGTATGGTGGCCCTTATTTCTTAGAAATCAGTTTTGGCCTCACTGTGGAGATACACAATGTTGATGAATAAGGGAGATAGCAACTCATGAATAGGTGTTCAGAGATTTCCTAGTGGCTAATAAACTATTACAATAAGTCAGACAAATAATGTATGTGTTTCCTTGTAATTAATGCATCAAAACATGGTAGGCATGGCGAAGAGTTGTATTTACAATCAGTGTTTGCTTTTGAGGCTACCAGGTTAGCCTCTGGTTCTTCAATAAATAAAGTTTATAGCTAGTATATTACTTGCAATAGCATTGAATTATGAGAGAATTTAGTATGTCAATGAGACTTTTCCCATGTCTGACTCATCAAAAATAAGGCTAACCAATAACAACTACTGTCAATACATCTCCTGGGTTTGAAAACTGACTTTTATCATTTTATCTCAAATTGGCTTCTAAAAATGACTactaattctgtttttaaaaatagtttttaaatcaaattggcttttatcctaaaacaaactTCCCAGATTTCCATTTGTTAGGAATAGCTCCTCAGTTTACAAGTGCACTGTTGCTTGACTGGTGGTGTCTGACACCCTTGGGAAGCTACTGGGTCTTTGGGTGCTTCTTTGTAGATGAGAAGCACTGTTCAGAGATTGGCTGGTGAGCCCAGCTTTGGTGCCTAAGCTGTAGAAGCCCCTTTGGTTCCCGAGCTCAGTCTTCCACTTCTCTGCTAATGGAGAAGCAGCAAGTTTGCTTGCATCTGTTGGGTCCCATTTCCCATTTCCCATTGCATCTTCACATCTGGGGACAGTTCCTGCCAGTTCCTGGTCAATCACAGCTTTCCTTAGGATCCAGGAAAGTCTATGTTTTTCTGAGAATAGTCTTCACAATTGCTTTGAATTGTGTCAGTCACCCTCCCAGTAACCAGTGAGAGGGGTCAGGTGTATGTCTTAGTTCACTTGTTCCTGTCACTTCCTGTTGTTCATAGACATTACGTTGCAACACTAATTTTCCGTTGACATTGTCTCACCAAACATGTTAATGGCAAGAATATACCCAAGGACTTGTTCTTGAAGATGTCGGGTGTAACTGTAAAATGGTTGCCACCAACTGGCGTTTTTCTCAACCTGGGGAGGTTGTGAGAAGGCTTGTGAGTGTCATGGGACAGTGGTGTGTCTTGAAGGCTGCTTTGCACCAGAGCGGCCGCCACCATCTGTGCTGgagccaggaagaagaaagagtctTGATTACTCAATTACATGGCTCTGCATCAGATCTCAGCTAAACTTTCAAACAGAAGTATGAAAGGAAGGCATAACCTGTAGATAATGGTTGTTAAAGCCATCTGCCGTTTTGTACAGCAATGCCTTGTACCCTTGCATTAGTGGGAATAATCAAACGCCAGCTGTGACTTCACATGTGCATAA
The DNA window shown above is from Arvicanthis niloticus isolate mArvNil1 chromosome 15, mArvNil1.pat.X, whole genome shotgun sequence and carries:
- the Fkbp14 gene encoding peptidyl-prolyl cis-trans isomerase FKBP14, which produces MRFFLWNAILTLWVTVLSGALIPEPEVKIEVLQKPFICHRKTKGGDLMLVHYEGYLEKDGSLFHSTHKHNNGHPVWFTLGILEVLKGWDQGLKGMCVGEKRKLIIPPALGYGKEGKGKIPPESTLIFNIDLLEIRNGPRSHESFQEMDLNDDWKLSKHEVKVYLQKEFEKHGAVVNESHHDALVEDIFDKEDEDKDGFISAREFTYVHDEL